The Carassius gibelio isolate Cgi1373 ecotype wild population from Czech Republic chromosome A1, carGib1.2-hapl.c, whole genome shotgun sequence region TGTGCTCTATCAGGTCCTGGAGGAACACACCTGTGTCATCAGCATCACAGTATAATAATAATCTCATACGATTACATTCGATAGAATTATTTCATTTATGACGGTATGAATTcacaaatatatagaaatattttaatatgtcataaaattatatattttctgaaCACAGGGAAATATGATAacagctatattttatttataactatttGAAGGTTTATTAGctcaaaggtgtgtgtgtgtactaacaTTTGAGTTGTGTTtaaaagtctgcatttatttgataaaaagttttttacaatagcaaaattatttaatattattacagtttaaaacatctgttctctgtgtgaatctttgttaaaatgtaatgtatttctgtgatgctccgctgtattttcagcatcattcctccagtcttcagtgtcacatgatcttcagaaatcatgaaaatatgatgatttactgctcaagaaacaattttttaaaggattctttaatgcatataaatatattattatgataaCTAGATTAAGATAATGCAtgctgaataaaatacatttcttaaaactaaTCAAATATTCTCCAGGTACTGGGTGATAACCTTCATTACACATGTAACACTTAATGCAGCATAATAAAGCTGAATAGGAGTGACAGGAACGCAGTGGGGATGAGTGAGGGGTGGACACATATTTGGGTGCAGCTCCAGAAACACAAAGCAGCCGTTCAGTGTCAGTGTGAGCTCCAGCAGCATGCACACAGATGCAAAACAGCTCTGTGAGGGCTCCATTTGTTGTGCAAATATACTAGTATATGTAAATAAAGCCACACACACATCTACTTTGACATGGCATGGGAAAGCCACAAATAAGCATGACAAgagcaaacagacaaaaaaaagaaactgattGACTCCTTTACAGATAAAATGTGCACTAGGGTATTTTTTTCGCAAGCATAACATGTTTCGATGTGTtcagggttgcactttatttattattaaggtccAGTCTTcaccattaactacaactttagcctcaataaactcctaatgtaCTGCTTATTGAGTTTAGGAATTGTGTTTAGTATCTAAAATATACTCGTATGGCAttgatatgtgctttataagtactaataaaccaATATGCAAGTCATATgcatgctagttaatagtgaaagtcgatcctaaactaaagtgttagcGTGTTTGGTTACCTATGATTTCTGTGAAGCTAAGAGAAAGAGTGTGTTTGGGAAAACTAATGATATTTGCCTTCATATGATGATTCTAAGCCAAAATCATGAAATAGCAGCCGCTTTTAAAAGGGAATTGAGAATAAATAGTAGTCTTCCTTTGACACAGCTCCTAAAATATGGCAGATAGCACGTGAAGTGAGCTGTTTGTGATTATAGATCATGTATAAACACAAGTCTGATCCCAGAATGCACCTGTGCTAGTGTAACCCAAGGCCATGAGACGAGTCTGTCTCTCCAGGACAATAACTCTCCACCGACAGCTCGAGCAAAACTCACAAAAACACTCTTTTCTAGCATCAGCTCCTCAGAATTAAggaaaatttacaaaaaattaaCCCAAGGCACTTGAGAATGGTTCATCAGTGTTTAAACTGGTGCGTGGTGAAATGCTAATCAGACTGCTCCAGTAATAACAGGACACATCAGTCCCACAGAGAATCAAGTGTGTGAGAGCTCGAATACTTGAGCACAAGATGTGGCTTGTGTTGGCTCTTTGCTCTAAGAACAGGTAATCCAGCGCTGTCAGTGATTGAGGACATACAAATCCTGCAGAAACAGACACGCAGGTGGCAACACCACCATCTCGCTCTCGTTTCGTCATCGGGTGCCAGCGAGGTGTGTCACATCTGTCCTCCGAGGTTCACTAATGAGGGACAACATTCCTGGAGAACACTGAACCCTCACATTCACAATACAGCTGGATTGAGCAAGGCTTTCAGAAGCAGCGGGAGGAGAGAGAATGAGTCTGGAGGCGTCTGCAGAAACACAGGAAGAGTTCAGACGCTCCTCACCCTCTGAGCATCAGGACACACCTGGAGGAGGAACTTAGATTTCAAGAACTAGAGCTGAATGATTCTGTGCGCTGTGAACTCTGATGAAACCCTTCTCAGACAGGTTTCTCTGTGTGAGTCTGGTGTGAACACACACGAGCAGTGCTGATTGGCCGTGTCGAGACACACAGGTGGATCATGAAGAGTGAACGTTAGCCGAGACGCAGCATTCTGCTTCAGTTATGTAAACCGGCCCCGGCCTGACAACCAGTCAACCGGCGCGGAGACTTTGCATTGCCactgactgcacacacacacacacacacacacacacgcacacacacacgcacacacacagagagagactcacacacacacacacacacacacacacacacacacacacacaacacagagagagactcacacacacacacaaccacaactAGACACAGACGATAGATATCAATAGTAAATAAAATCAGAACAAGCATGTAACgaataattacatgatttttAAACTACTCAAAAAAAGTACAGTTTCTGGAAGAACTTAAGACTTAATTACAGTAAGGTGAGTATTTGTAATCATGCTAATGACTTTTATTATTTCAAGATCAAGTAACAACAAAAGCAGATAAAAATGAATCTGCAATGAACAAAAGAAGTGGATTTGACCAAATCATGGAACAGGAACACGTCTTTTCTGAATCAGATCTGACCACATTCATAACAGAAATGAAGAAGAAAACCATGTCTGTTCTTTGAAGGAAAGCTGTGTGTGAAGTCATgaaaccttttaaaaataaacGATGAAGCTTTCTTTTGCGTGTCACCATATTTTAGCTGATGTCAGAGGTTTTTGCATGGCTTATAACGACAAAACTCTGATTTACATCATTCTTCAATGGAAGGCCTTTTGGACCATTCCAGCTTGTACAATATTGGAAAACAGTTCTGGAATACAAGCTATCTGTCTGTGAGGAACAAAATCAAAGAAAATGTCACACTGTCATTTGTTGAATTGTTTTCATGATAAAAGCCTTGTTTTAGTGTAAAAGGTTGTTTTTCACCACAACACATGCTGCTTCTCACAAATCCAGCGCACAGTAAAAGAACGCAGACTATATTTGTGGAtagattttttaagaaatgttatttaaatatttttggcaaGTTTTATTCCATCTGGCTTGTCAGTTTGgacagaaaataaaacactttaatacAAGCAGTGGACATGTAGAATAAATGAAGCCAAGATGAGTTCAGTCTGAAGgcaataataactaaatataaatcaatcaatcaatcgtgTTATTTCAGGAGCAATCGGCAGAACAATCAGcatctctcacatacacacagacgTTTGTTGTGTAATTAAAGCCGTAGCAATCGTTGTGTCAGGAACTCCAGGAACACACGGCTGATTTCCACAGAATTAAAATTCCCATCATTCCCATCATTCTCCACGCTCGGGATCATGTTTGCTTTATTCTGCTCTACAATCAGTCCAGAATACAAAAGAAAAAGTGTTTCAGTTCCTCACATTCAATGGGGTGCCTTAAATCTGTCTATTAAACTACAGTGACATATAATCATAGTTGTTAAAATCACCAATCTTTTTATGTAGACAAAAATCTGAGATCTAATGAGACCAAATACTTTACGCTCATCTGTCATCAGAAGTTGGTGATATACTTCTAGGAGAAATAAGATGGAATATTAGTGAAGTGCTTACTGAATAAAGAACAATGTGTATACTGCGTCCTgtgtgtttgatttttatttaaagtatgtgAAATAGTTTGCATTAATAAACCTCTGTGCGCTCCACTGGGATCAGACGACGTGTGCAGGGTAGATTCAGTGTTAGATCATACATGCTGATATTGTTTTTCACCAGTCTGATCAAGtcaagagagaagagagagatttGCTGAAGATATTATTCTGGTTATACTAGTTTATTCTTCACACTGGAAACTGCAGGTCAACTTTAAGAGCATTGCATCATCAGACGCAGGAGTACGTTTCAGAACCAGCTGTGCAGATTATACACACAGAAAGAAAACAAGCAAGCaacaaagttaataataataatatatatatagaagagcTTCTTAAGAAACACGAAGCCCACCTGAGCAGCGATTGTTTAAGGACTGAATTTTATAGTTTGACTGATTCAACACGTGAGGATCATGGTTCAAACGAAGCTACTTCCCAGTAAAAAACCGTGGGAATAACGCCGTTCAGAATCAATTGTATTTTTATCTCCTGTATTAAAGATGGAAACAGGACACCTGGCCCAGGTATCAGGCTGTCTATACCCACACACCAAATTGTGACCCAGATTTGCATGCTGTTAAAACAGAGGGAGGCACACGCTGTGGCTTACAATAACATATTTACATCTTCTCACACAGATGAAACCGCCTGACACGGCACTGGACAAGAAAAAAAGCCCTGCGGAGGCCGAGGAGTTTGTATTACCACTAAACAGGGCTATTAGAGCTCAATAACACCCCCACTTTAGCCAAAATAAATCCCCATCTGTTTTGCTTGCTACAAAAATAAACCTGTCTTCCATTAGATGCTGGAGAACCAGAACACTGAAGAAAGATTAGCAGCGTGTAGAGAAGAAATAAGACGACGGGACTCACAGACGATACCTTTAAACCTTATTCTCTAAGAGTGAAGAGTTTTAACTCATCGATGCATAGAATTTGGCATACAGAAGAAGCATAAGTGTTGGCTCATGTTTTTAATGTACTAGCTTCCACCAGAGTTGGAGGAAATAAATGTGCACGATGGAGAGAGAACTGAAATCTGCAGAGACATGTGCTGTGAGCCGCGTGACAGTCACCTGCTGGAGGGGGCGTGGCTAATCACTCTTCAGGTGAAGTCAGTCAGGTATCGAGTCCTCACTTCTCTCTGCAGCCGTGCGAAGAACAACATCACATCACGGCTGTTTGTGTGAAGGCTTGCTCCTGGAAGAAGTGTAAGGACACACCTGACATCTCAAAGGATCATTCGGCTCAGGGATTTTAAAGTCTGCATTATGACTGGTATTTTCTCACCAGAAGCGAAGAAGATTTGTTGCCCCtgacagagagaggagagagaagtGAAACAGCGAGGGACACTCGAGAGCTTCCAGGAGCCAGAGTCATGCCTGTGGTGAAAGTAGAGAGCGGTTCTCCTTCTGAAAGCACTCTTCCGCTGAACGACGGTCAGAAAGGCCGTCGGAGGAAGAGACCCCTACAGCGAGGCAAACCTCCGTACAGCTACATCGCTCTGATCTCCATGGCCATCGCCAACTCGCCCGACCGCAGGCTCACTCTGGGGGGCATCTACAAGTTCATCACCGAGAGGTTTCCCTTCTATCAAGACAACTCCAAGAAATGGCAGAACTCCATCCGCCATAACTTGACCCTCAACGACTGCTTCATCAAAGTCCCCCGAGAGCCCGGCCGACCCGGAAAGGGCAACTACTGGGCGCTGGATCCCAACGCCGAAGACATGTTTGAGAGCGGAAGCTTTCTACGACGGCGGAAGCGATTCAAGCGCAGCGACTTCACCACGTACTCGCCGTACGTGCACGAGTCTCCCGTCTTCTCCCCGGTCCAGATCACACGCTCGGTCTACCCCAACATGAGCCCAGCGGCCTTCTACCAGTCCTCGCCGAGCTTCAGCGCCGCTCAGTCCAGGGTCTTCAGGATCAACTCTCTGGTGGGTTCAGAGATGATGCCTCAGCAGTCCTGCCACAGCTTCAGTCCGGAGAGTTTCCAGCATCAGTCCTGCAGCTCCAGCTCCTCCAACAACATGTCCTTCTCCTACTCCAGCTCCGGACACGGACACGCTCAGGTATCCTATCCTCAAGGCAGCGGCCAGGCCTTCTGCTCGTCGGGGAGGATGGCCATCTCCAGTTTGTCTCCCATCGCTGGAGATGCTGTCGGAGACCCCTACAGCAGAACGTCTCCGGCGCAGCTGGGCTCTTTTGTTCAGTACAATAACTCTGCATCAGTAGGAAGCTCAGGAGCCTACATCAGGCATCCAGCTTACTCCGGTAACATGGACCGGTtcgtgtctgcctcctgaacaatgttctCCTCTGCGAGAACCGCTGGCACACGAGAGTGAATATGAAAACCATGATATTTAAACTGATGTTGCTATTGTTTGTGTTTCCATCAGATTCCATGTTATTAACCTCAATGGACGCTTGTACAGACCTTTCCTATTACGACATTGTAAAACGGCACAAAGTGCTCAAGTTAAAGCCAAATGTTTACAAAGATAGaacttttttgttctgtttttaggAAGGGTCcgattcttttattattattacttgagtGAAATGTCTTCTTCATATAAGATTTTCTTATTGCCATCTGTGTACGTCTAAATGCTTCCATTTACTTTAATGGAAATGAGTTACTACATCTTCTTAATTCAGTGATATAAAGATGTTTTTACGAGAGGCTGTGTGGCTGTGTTCTTTAGGATGAGGTGCACGAGAAAATGATGTTTAAGATCTGTGTGTGAACATGCATCACACCAAACAAACTACAACAAAATTTATAggaatattcttatatatatatatatttatatatatactgaaacTTTTATGTTTTCTAATATGCATTCGCGCTTGATAAATGCGGGTGTATTTCGACACACAGGTTGGGTTTTATATACAGGAACAGAGATCCACATTCAATCTTGTCTGGAACAAGTGGATTTGTTTAAAGGAGTAAGTGAGTTCGGAGTAATATTAACTAACTACATGCACTTattatatggttagggtttggtttagggttacttgcatttaattatgcataattgtttttaagtacatgtaatgtgtaataagggcaccttaaaataaagtgttacttacACAACTAATCTAATAGGGGAAGCATCTACATTTCAAGGAGAATGAGTCAGATTTTATTAAATTTGGCGTAAACGGTGAATAATAAAGGATAATCATCAAGGTCACATCAGTTGAGTCTCACGCAGcctttctgataaaaaaaattaacaacttCACACAGAAGAAATATACTGCGGTAAATAtgcagtttttatatttataacatatagCCTAGTTATCAGCATGACACGATAACCAGTACCAGTGCAAGTTTGACACTGATTTTAAACGAGTTCAAACGAGTAGTTATAATTAAGTGACTTACATTTCAgtacaaaatgatacatttttactgttttttgtaAATTTTAGTAGTAACTTcagtcaaataaaatgtaatttcccaATAACAGAACTGAGGCCATGGGTTAATGCTGAGTGGCTAGTTGATAAACTATAGCTAGTGTCTGGAGAGCGAACAGGTTAATGTGTGTATTACTGCGGTTATATTATAACAACAGTAATGTGCTGATGGGTGTCAGACACTAGGAAGGGTGCATTTGTGAACCACTGCGTTCTgagaaaacatataaaatatttcatattttaatttaatggtgAATACACACAGAACACAAACCGTCCAAACATTTACATGCTAAAAACATCCTCCAGCTAAACTTTCCCTTTACAGAAACTTTAACAGATTTCacttatttataaattacatttatttctaagAGAGATAACCCCAAATAATACTTTACTCCTGGTtttatattattgaaaaaaataaagcttattAATATTATACACTTGTAAAGAATAGTTTTCTAGCACTACAATAATGAAAGTtacatacttttttaaatgtaattcagtCATAAAATTGTTACCATGCAGTTTGACACAAATTATCagttattgatgtttttttttttaagttcacaatgattctacatatttaaactgtccgaataaacgcaaaaaaaaaaaaaaaaacgttacaaGAAAGGTGAGGTAAATGAATGATCATTTTCATAGGACCTCATCTTTGCTTAGACTTTGCACAGCACAAAAACTTCTTTAaactctttaattaaaaaaaaacaagtgaccAAATATCATcaactttatacacacacacacacacacatatatatatatatatataattttaatcgACACCACAATCATTAAGCAATGTATTCTGTCACACAACTCTGAGATCAGGGCAGAGATGAAGGAAGCGTCGTGTGTTTGTGGATAACAAtcacattttcacaatattagtcTTGCTGTGACGAACTGAATGAATCTGCACAAATCCACCGAAGGCAAGAGGTAGAGCTCGGAGTCCTAACACGGACGAAGGGAAGGTTTATCAGAAGAAGAGACGGAGCTATTGAGCATCAGTGAAGCAGAACACATCAGAGAACACGGAGCTTGAACGACTGGATTCAGACAGAAGCTGCGTTTCACAAGCACTGGCACGATCAGAAGAACTGTGATTCATTACTCATAAATCAGACAGAGTACACAACAAAAAAAGCCTTTTAATTAAGAGTTTCTATTTAAACCTAATCTGTGATACGAGAGTtcagactgaaacacacacacgttACTGCTGTCCTTATACAGACCTGTGATTTAagacaataacatttattaaactgttcATATACACTAATTTATCACTTACGAAATGAACTGATTGGCCTACAAAggttttcagtttagtttaaatGAAAGACACCAAACGAATCTACACATTTCTGACTCTACAGCAACTCTTTCAGTAAAGTCCAGGAGCTTGTGTAGATCAGGACCGCGTCTGTCAGAAGATGTACACGCTACACTGCTCAACAGATTTACAAGATATCAGTTTTCATATTTCACCTGTCTGACGGTCTCAGTCATTCCAGTTTACTCTGGTTCATGGCGTTTTCTACAGAAGCACAGCTCGTTTAATACACAATCAAGAGAATACACACCGATATTACATTTACAGAAGGATTCGATCTGATCACGCACAGTGCTTTAAAAAGATTGGAGTCAGCACTACTGGAAAACACATCTTCTGTTCTACAGACAGCACTGTTTATCCCCCACAACTCCACGCAGAAGGACATCCATCGGTCTGGAGCTGCAGGAGGAAACACAGTCAGCGGATACACACACTATTCTCTGCTCGGTGTTTGTGTGCCGTCTCCATATTCTCCTCAAGTTTCTTTCATCCTGAAAGAGCTCAGACAACTGACTTACATTACCACTTGAGAGCTGAATGAAAGAGATGTGCAGAGCTGTGATCTCTCCTGGTCTTCTTCAGCTGTGATGCGTCTctctgactccagctgcagcGCCTCCTGCAGGACACATCTGAAACAGCAGGAGAAGGATTCAGACAGACAGAGCACGCGGAGTGAACACTTACacttataaaatcatttaaaacctAACTTTAGTTTATACCAGTGAATATGGCTTTGAAAATGACTGCACTCTTCTTCTCTGTGGCACTATAACTGATTTACATTAGAAAACACTTTTAATGTCTAGCGACATTAGGGTGAGTGCTTCTGCAAAACCAGaaagaatatatttttagaatataatattcagtaaaaagaaaaaaaaaaacgaacaaaactggaatttttatgaaaaatatctcTTATACAAATCAAACCATGTACGTTTTTTTCTGTCAAAGatataaattaatttcaatatatTTGTCTGACAGACATTAACACTGACCCCCATCGAAAACATGCTTCTCTCTTAAATATGATCTAAAGACTTCTTTTGTGCACAActgaatttacaaaaataaataaaattaaaactaaatcataGCTGTTAAACAAAATCTTAACCGAAACAAATGATAAGCATTTAGTGCTTTATGTTCAGGTGTGATTCAGGcattatttgatgtttatctCCATCAGATATGAATCTTTGATTCTACTGTGATTAATTTACACTttattaaaaggaatagttcagacaGAAATGACATTTGATGACAATTATATTTgaagcattacaatattgcaataCATTACATACAATACATAAACTCTTGATGGAAAACTGACTATTAAAAACTGAATACAGGTTTAATACTGACATCAAAATAGTTTTGTGTGGACTCGTATGCCATGTTTTTAAATCTTCTTGAATAAGCTTTGCTCATTCCTCTTTTACAGGGATGCACTAATGAACCCAGAACTAATCGGATATATTAAACGTCAAGGAACAGATTTATTACTAAGAAACAAAAGCCCAttcaaaatacacaaaacatgaCAGCTGGGGTCACGAGGTTACATCAGTCTGACAGCAGTGAGCGCGTGTTCTTTCTTCAACTCTTACCTTCGCGGATCACACGCGCTTTTCTGATCGTTACCGTTTTTTTTTATCCTGAAGAGAAAGAGCGTTATCGATTTACCCGCCAGTGATGCGTTCAAAATAAAACGCACGCGCTCCTGATTGGATAACAACACCGGAAACGCGGCTCTTCTTCAC contains the following coding sequences:
- the LOC127940860 gene encoding forkhead box protein E1-like, with translation MPVVKVESGSPSESTLPLNDGQKGRRRKRPLQRGKPPYSYIALISMAIANSPDRRLTLGGIYKFITERFPFYQDNSKKWQNSIRHNLTLNDCFIKVPREPGRPGKGNYWALDPNAEDMFESGSFLRRRKRFKRSDFTTYSPYVHESPVFSPVQITRSVYPNMSPAAFYQSSPSFSAAQSRVFRINSLVGSEMMPQQSCHSFSPESFQHQSCSSSSSNNMSFSYSSSGHGHAQVSYPQGSGQAFCSSGRMAISSLSPIAGDAVGDPYSRTSPAQLGSFVQYNNSASVGSSGAYIRHPAYSGNMDRFVSAS